The following are encoded together in the Nocardia sp. XZ_19_385 genome:
- a CDS encoding SCO6880 family protein: MTMTDTYERRSYGLWQKPRSAGLFGLRWEETVIGFVVVITALITAMVGGFKWGLIVGGFGVLVMVPLVWRTGGRSGYETGIMMFNWMRSRKRGEHVYRGGRFSRIPGGVTRLPGLLAPSKLYEGIDAGGYSFGMIHLPQFAQYTVVLRAWPQGHEAVDQPVIDRWVSAWGTFLASVGQTSDIVAVVPVIDTVPETGNRLLTEVSTITRPDAPELAQQVMYELATELPQERVQLLPRVAITFKATTAERRKNPAEEAVEIGRRLPGICAALAEAGVRAQPMSADEVIGFIRRSYDPASQADLEVAASDPEGHGLDWADAGPVSHDEKWDHLIHDGGRSVTWEMDAAPEGAVDERVLQRLLAPNPEVPRKRIAIVYRPHSAADAAEIVDDDFKNALVAQQSERGVVSAAATLRVGATQQAREEQARGHGVTRFGALVTITEPLRGDLPRIEAITRDLSTQARLKIRRCYRYQSAAFAASLGCGVILPEHATIPKALAG, encoded by the coding sequence ATGACGATGACAGATACCTACGAGCGCCGCTCTTACGGGCTCTGGCAGAAGCCGCGCAGCGCGGGCCTTTTCGGCCTGCGCTGGGAGGAGACCGTGATCGGCTTCGTGGTCGTGATCACGGCGCTGATCACGGCCATGGTCGGCGGCTTCAAATGGGGTTTGATCGTCGGCGGTTTCGGCGTTCTGGTGATGGTTCCACTGGTGTGGCGAACCGGAGGGCGCTCCGGATACGAGACAGGAATAATGATGTTCAACTGGATGCGCTCGCGTAAGCGCGGCGAGCACGTGTACCGCGGTGGCCGGTTCTCCCGGATCCCCGGCGGCGTCACCCGGCTGCCCGGCCTGCTGGCTCCGTCGAAGCTGTACGAGGGCATCGACGCCGGCGGCTACAGCTTCGGCATGATCCACCTGCCCCAGTTCGCCCAGTACACAGTCGTTCTGCGGGCTTGGCCGCAGGGTCACGAGGCGGTCGATCAGCCGGTCATCGACCGCTGGGTCTCGGCGTGGGGCACCTTCCTGGCCTCGGTCGGCCAGACCTCCGACATCGTGGCGGTGGTGCCGGTCATCGACACCGTGCCCGAGACCGGAAACCGTTTGCTCACCGAGGTTTCCACCATCACCCGCCCGGACGCCCCGGAGCTGGCCCAGCAGGTGATGTACGAGCTGGCCACCGAACTGCCGCAGGAGCGGGTGCAGTTGCTGCCGCGGGTGGCGATCACCTTCAAGGCCACCACCGCCGAGCGTCGTAAGAACCCGGCCGAGGAAGCCGTCGAGATCGGCCGGCGGCTGCCCGGCATCTGCGCGGCCCTGGCCGAGGCGGGCGTGCGCGCCCAGCCGATGTCGGCCGACGAGGTGATCGGTTTCATCCGCCGCTCCTACGATCCGGCCTCGCAGGCCGATCTCGAGGTCGCGGCGTCGGATCCCGAAGGGCACGGGCTGGATTGGGCCGACGCGGGCCCGGTCTCGCACGACGAGAAGTGGGACCACCTGATCCACGACGGCGGCCGTTCGGTCACCTGGGAGATGGACGCCGCCCCCGAGGGCGCGGTGGACGAGCGGGTGCTGCAGCGGCTGCTCGCGCCGAACCCGGAGGTGCCGCGCAAGCGCATCGCCATCGTGTACCGGCCGCATTCGGCGGCCGACGCCGCCGAGATCGTCGACGACGACTTCAAGAACGCTCTCGTCGCCCAGCAGAGCGAACGCGGTGTCGTCTCGGCGGCGGCGACGCTGCGGGTGGGCGCCACGCAGCAGGCCCGCGAGGAGCAGGCCCGGGGTCACGGTGTGACCCGCTTCGGTGCGCTGGTGACCATCACCGAGCCGCTGCGCGGTGATCTGCCACGCATCGAAGCCATCACGCGCGACCTGTCCACACAGGCGCGTTTGAAGATCCGGCGGTGTTACCGCTACCAGTCGGCGGCCTTCGCGGCTTCGCTCGGCTGCGGGGTGATCCTGCCGGAGCACGCGACCATTCCGAAGGCATTGGCGGGGTAG
- a CDS encoding peptidoglycan DD-metalloendopeptidase family protein yields the protein MNAKGILWFAMGIVVGLIALVLVVVLPSVEDPCEGSAVLGTSQTALPPLGGWAPGDPRAGATAPPDPGATQTNPTVTGTPSLAAGIGPINRTLPLATGTFTVSDTYGSRGGDHKGVDMAATDGTPIFSVSDGKVVAAGPASGFGNWIVVDSIDTNGRGYSAVYGHMWDNGVLVRVGDTVAAGQQIGLVGSAGESSGPHLHFEIVPGGRFTGGRHIDPLPWLDGAPTPDLGGAQWYSNDPRCSRGFGTQGGLLADGKVPEELEIWYRRAGSLCPEVTPSLLAAQAKQESGFRRGLTSPAGAQGLAQFLPGTAASTNPDDGQPYVIDADGNGVASVWDDGDAIIGQGRYMCAIAGKVSEWISQGRVQGDLTALTLAAYNAGEGAVLASGGMPNQYAAHISETQPYVRNILAMEPQYRSPGSQGRFTPEEGAGGAQIVEAAHDWLGTPYVWGAGGPQGPSSGGLDGPGLTAAAVFAASSGTVTLARTVEQQWEAGAEVSMRKIQPGDLVFSSFGPRGPAEVGIYSGNGTMIQAVPGAAGVSEVPVPGDARARRVL from the coding sequence ATGAACGCCAAAGGCATCCTGTGGTTCGCCATGGGCATTGTGGTGGGGTTGATCGCCCTGGTGCTGGTAGTCGTGCTGCCCTCGGTCGAGGATCCCTGTGAGGGTTCCGCCGTGCTGGGCACCTCACAGACCGCACTGCCGCCGCTGGGTGGCTGGGCGCCCGGCGATCCCCGCGCCGGTGCGACCGCCCCGCCCGATCCCGGTGCGACACAGACGAATCCGACCGTGACCGGCACGCCGTCGCTGGCCGCCGGCATCGGGCCGATCAATCGGACGCTGCCCCTGGCCACGGGCACCTTCACGGTCTCCGACACCTACGGCTCGCGCGGCGGCGACCACAAGGGCGTCGACATGGCGGCCACCGACGGCACCCCGATCTTCTCGGTGTCCGACGGGAAAGTCGTTGCGGCGGGCCCGGCTTCGGGCTTCGGCAACTGGATCGTGGTCGACTCCATCGACACCAACGGGCGCGGCTACTCCGCGGTGTACGGGCACATGTGGGACAACGGTGTGCTGGTGCGCGTCGGCGACACCGTGGCCGCCGGTCAGCAGATCGGCCTGGTCGGTTCGGCCGGCGAATCCAGCGGCCCGCACCTGCATTTCGAGATCGTGCCCGGCGGCCGGTTCACCGGCGGCCGCCACATCGACCCGCTGCCCTGGCTGGACGGCGCGCCGACCCCGGATCTCGGTGGCGCGCAATGGTATTCGAACGACCCGCGGTGCAGCCGCGGCTTCGGCACCCAGGGCGGCCTGCTCGCCGACGGGAAGGTGCCCGAGGAGCTCGAGATCTGGTATCGCCGCGCGGGTTCGCTGTGCCCGGAGGTCACCCCCTCGCTGCTGGCCGCACAGGCCAAGCAGGAGTCCGGGTTCCGGCGCGGCCTCACCTCACCGGCGGGCGCGCAGGGTCTGGCGCAGTTCCTGCCCGGCACCGCCGCCTCCACCAATCCCGACGACGGGCAGCCGTATGTGATCGACGCCGACGGCAACGGCGTGGCCAGCGTGTGGGACGACGGTGACGCCATCATCGGCCAGGGCCGCTACATGTGCGCCATCGCCGGGAAGGTCAGCGAGTGGATCTCCCAGGGGCGGGTGCAGGGCGACCTCACCGCACTCACCTTGGCCGCCTACAACGCCGGTGAGGGCGCGGTGCTCGCCTCCGGCGGTATGCCGAATCAGTATGCGGCGCATATCTCCGAGACCCAGCCCTACGTCCGCAACATCCTCGCGATGGAGCCGCAGTACCGGTCGCCCGGTTCGCAAGGCCGCTTCACCCCGGAGGAGGGCGCGGGCGGCGCGCAGATCGTGGAGGCCGCGCACGACTGGCTCGGCACGCCCTACGTCTGGGGCGCGGGGGGTCCGCAGGGACCCAGCAGTGGCGGACTCGACGGTCCGGGACTCACCGCCGCGGCGGTCTTCGCGGCGTCCTCCGGGACCGTCACCCTGGCCCGCACCGTCGAACAACAGTGGGAGGCAGGCGCCGAAGTGTCGATGCGCAAAATCCAGCCCGGCGATCTGGTGTTCAGCTCGTTCGGACCGCGCGGGCCCGCCGAGGTCGGAATCTATTCCGGCAACGGCACGATGATCCAGGCCGTGCCCGGCGCCGCCGGAGTCAGCGAGGTGCCGGTGCCCGGCGACGCGCGCGCCAGGAGGGTGCTGTGA
- a CDS encoding type IV secretory system conjugative DNA transfer family protein, with product MAKKKKVTDPAAVGPDPALILIYIGLSMLGVLWVALHLGNALAVVRQDIPVNPIAIVAELVRGQLTWPKPSTVIVLLVAALLVTFVLVRKRMAKKQTKGKLPVDDKAGYMGSGGAIAALTEAGVREKAEQLGMKLGYKDAPGVPIGISVADGTMLYGSYEDLHLDIWGPRQGKSTSRVIPAILSAIGPVLTTSNKRDVVDATRDVREAKGSPTYVFDPQGVADEDPTWYWNPLDWVDARRAGCEMRAQRLAGHFADADNGSDAPSQDAFFDLEAEDLLAALFLAAAVARRPIVQVWDWVTNPGDTEPVELLRGASHDYTASGLAMQYNADPRTRSGIFGTAKKMIRCLQLSNVHPWVLPGDDRRQFDELEFVERNGTLYSLSLEGRGSAAPLVSALTEAVVDVAMRKASRSPGGRLPIPLLAVLDEAANVVRWKDLPKQYSHFGSRGIVVMTVLQSWAQGARCWGDAGMLALWSAANIKVLGSGVDDMNFLRDRSEAIGEYESISSSVSESKGGKSYSRSLGASKTFTVHGLTTLPKGRAIVFTSGQPAVLVRTVPWWEGDYANEIKASIAQHDPTRKTTISDLIGSPKLTKVVPPRDSGQVEEVRPL from the coding sequence ATGGCTAAAAAGAAGAAGGTGACAGACCCGGCGGCGGTCGGTCCCGATCCCGCCCTCATCCTCATCTACATCGGCTTGTCGATGCTGGGCGTGCTGTGGGTCGCGCTGCATCTCGGCAACGCGCTCGCGGTGGTCCGGCAGGACATACCGGTCAACCCGATCGCCATCGTGGCCGAACTGGTCCGCGGGCAACTGACCTGGCCCAAACCCTCCACGGTCATCGTGCTGCTGGTCGCGGCGCTGCTCGTCACCTTCGTGCTGGTGCGCAAGCGGATGGCCAAGAAACAGACCAAAGGCAAACTGCCCGTGGACGACAAGGCCGGCTACATGGGCAGCGGTGGCGCCATCGCCGCGCTCACCGAAGCCGGCGTGCGGGAGAAGGCCGAGCAGCTCGGCATGAAGCTGGGCTACAAAGACGCACCCGGGGTGCCCATCGGGATCAGCGTCGCCGACGGCACCATGCTCTACGGCTCCTACGAGGACCTGCATCTCGACATCTGGGGTCCGCGCCAGGGCAAGTCGACCTCCCGGGTGATCCCGGCGATCCTGTCCGCCATCGGCCCGGTGCTCACCACCTCCAACAAGCGGGACGTGGTCGACGCGACCCGCGACGTGCGCGAGGCGAAAGGCAGCCCCACCTATGTCTTCGACCCGCAGGGGGTCGCCGACGAGGACCCCACCTGGTACTGGAATCCCCTGGACTGGGTGGACGCGCGCCGGGCGGGCTGTGAGATGCGCGCACAGCGACTGGCCGGCCATTTCGCCGATGCCGACAACGGTTCCGACGCCCCGTCCCAAGACGCCTTCTTCGACCTGGAGGCCGAAGATCTGCTGGCGGCGCTGTTCCTGGCCGCGGCGGTAGCGCGCCGGCCCATCGTGCAGGTGTGGGATTGGGTCACCAACCCCGGTGACACCGAACCCGTCGAGCTGCTGCGCGGGGCCAGCCACGACTACACGGCCTCCGGTCTGGCCATGCAGTACAACGCCGATCCCCGCACGCGCAGCGGCATTTTCGGCACCGCGAAGAAGATGATTCGCTGCCTGCAGCTGTCCAACGTGCACCCGTGGGTGCTGCCCGGCGATGACCGCCGCCAGTTCGACGAGCTGGAGTTCGTGGAACGCAACGGCACCCTCTACAGCCTCTCCCTGGAAGGTCGCGGCTCGGCCGCCCCGCTGGTCAGCGCGCTCACCGAAGCGGTGGTCGACGTGGCCATGCGCAAGGCGTCGCGCTCGCCCGGCGGCCGCCTGCCCATCCCGTTGCTCGCGGTGCTCGACGAGGCCGCGAACGTGGTGCGCTGGAAGGACCTGCCGAAGCAGTACAGCCACTTCGGTTCTCGCGGCATCGTCGTGATGACGGTGTTGCAGTCCTGGGCGCAGGGTGCGCGCTGCTGGGGTGACGCGGGCATGCTCGCGCTGTGGTCGGCGGCCAACATCAAGGTGCTCGGCAGCGGCGTCGACGATATGAACTTCCTGCGCGACCGTTCCGAAGCCATCGGCGAGTACGAATCGATCTCTTCCTCGGTCTCGGAATCCAAAGGCGGCAAGAGTTATTCGCGTTCACTCGGTGCGTCGAAGACGTTCACCGTGCACGGACTCACCACCCTGCCCAAGGGGCGCGCGATCGTGTTCACCTCCGGCCAGCCGGCCGTCCTGGTTCGCACGGTTCCGTGGTGGGAAGGCGACTACGCTAACGAGATCAAGGCGTCGATCGCGCAGCATGATCCGACCCGCAAGACCACGATTTCCGACTTGATCGGCTCGCCCAAGCTGACCAAAGTCGTTCCGCCTCGAGACTCCGGGCAAGTAGAGGAGGTTCGGCCCCTGTGA
- a CDS encoding transposase: MSPEVRKAAVEQVIALTGKLRSESEACRVVAEQIGVHTNSVRNWVRATEGPGLDRLDATALRRKVALLQQQLAAAAEMNRTLADTLNEARRRT, from the coding sequence GTGTCGCCGGAAGTGCGCAAGGCCGCCGTCGAGCAGGTCATCGCGCTCACCGGCAAGCTCCGCAGCGAATCGGAAGCCTGCCGTGTGGTGGCCGAGCAGATCGGCGTCCACACCAACTCGGTGCGCAACTGGGTCCGCGCCACCGAGGGGCCGGGCCTCGATCGCCTGGACGCGACCGCCCTGCGCCGCAAAGTAGCGCTCCTGCAACAACAACTGGCCGCCGCCGCGGAAATGAACCGCACCCTGGCAGACACCCTCAACGAAGCCCGCCGCCGAACGTGA